From the Pseudodesulfovibrio indicus genome, the window AGGTCATCCGCGAGCGGACCGCCGCCACCCGCCAGTTCTTCGACGACATCGCGTCCGAGTGGGACCGCATGACCGCCGAGGTCCTGGGCGATCTGGACCTGGGCCGCGAGATCCGGTCCCGGCTGCCGCAATGCGACTGCGCCGCGGACATCGGCTGCGGCACCGGCGACATGCTGGAGATCCTGTCGCGGTCGGCCAAGACCGTCATCGGCGTGGACAACTCGCCCAAGATGCTGGAGCTGGCCGAGGAACGGTTCTCCGGCGATGCGCGCATGTCCCTGCGCATCGGCGAGATGACCCACCTGCCGCTGCGCGACTGGGAGGCGGACTGCACGGTCATGTCCCTGGTGCTGCACCACCTGGCGCGGCCCGTGGACGCCCTGCGCGAAGCCGCCCGCGTGCTCAAGATCGGCGGCCGGCTGCTGATCGCCGAGTTCGACCAGCACGAGAACGAGCTGATGCGCACCGAGTACGGTGACCGCAGGCTGGGCATACCCCGGGAAAAGATGGTAGGCTGGCTGGACCAGGCCCGCTTCAACGTCCTCTCGGTCACGGAATTCACCGTCAACATGGGCCTCGTCGTCGTTTTGTACGAGGCCGAAAAACGATAGTCACCAACCCCATATTTGGAGGAAATTATGTCCAAGAACGTCACGCCCGTCGATCCCAAATGCGAGAACAAGGTCGCCGACATGTCCCTGGCCGAGTGGGGCCACATGGAGATGCAGCTGTCCGAGCGCGAGATGCCGGGCCTCATGTCCATCATCGATAAATACGGCAAGGACAAGCCGCTCAAGGGGCTCAAGGTCACCGGCTCCCTGCACATGACCATCCAGACCGCCATGCTCATCAAATGCCTGCACGCCCTGGGCGCGGACATCCGCTGGGCGTCCTGCAACATCTTCTCCACCCAGGACCACGCCGCGGCCGCCATTGCCGACTCCGGCATGGCCAAGGTCTTCGCCTGGAAGGGTGAGACCCTGGAGGACTACTGGTGGTGCACCGAGCAGGCCCTGACTTGGCCCGACGGCTCCGGCCCGGACCTGATCGTGGACGACGGCGGCGACGCCACCCTGCTCATCCACCAGGGCGTCAAGGTCGAGGCCGACCCGTCCCTGTGCGACAAGACCTACGACGTGCACGAGTTCCAGATCATCATGGACCGTCTGGCCGCGTCCGTGAAGGCCAACCCGACCAAGTGGACCGAAATCTCCAAGAAGGTCCGGGGCGTGTCCGAGGAAACCACCACCGGCGTGCACCGTCTCTACGAGATGCAGCGCGCGGGCGAACTGCTTTTCCCGGCCATCAACGTCAACGACTCCGTGACCAAGTCCAAGTTCGACAACCTCTACGGCTGCCGCGAGTCCCTGGCCGACGGCATCAAGCGCGCCACCGACGTCATGGTCGCGGGCAAGGTCGTGGTCGTGGTCGGCTACGGCGACGTGGGCAAGGGCTGTGCCCAGTCCATGCGCGGCTTCGGCGCGCGCGTGCTGGTCACCGAGATCGACCCCATCTGCGCCCTGCAGGCCGCCATGGAAGGGTACGAGGTGACCACCATGGACGACGCCGCCCCGCGCGGCGACATCTTCGTCACCTGCACCGGCAACTACCACGTGGTCACCGGCCAGCACATGGAGATGATGAAGGACGAGGCGATCCTCTGCAACATCGGCCACTTCGACTCCGAGATCGAGATGATCTACCTGGAGAAGACCAAGGGCTGCGTCAAGAAGACCGTCAAGCCCCAGGTGGACAAGTGGACCATGCCCTCCGGCAAGTCCATCATCGTCCTGGCCGAAGGCCGCCTGGTCAACCTCGGCTGCGCCACCGGCCACCCGAGCTTCGTCATGTCCAACTCCTTCACCAACCAGGCCCTGGCCCAGATCGACCTGGCCCTGAACGACTACGAGCCCAAGGTCATGATCCTGCCCAAGAAGCTCGACGAGGAAGTCGCCCGCCTGCACCTCGCCCGCCTCGGCGTGAAGCTCGAAAAGCTCACCAAGAAGCAGGCCGACTACATCGGTGTGGACCCCGAAGGACCCTACAAGCCCGACCATTACAGGTACTAGCCTAAAACGAGACCCGATAAAAAAAGGGGGGAGCCGAGCGGCTCCCCCCTTTTTTTATCGGGTCTCGTTTTAGGGGCGGCGGCTTCCGATAGCGGGCCATTCGCACATTTTTTCCGGGGGGCTTTCATCCTCACGTAGACGGCTACGCTGCGGTGAAAGCCCCCCGGAAGAAAATGCACGCCTGACCCACTCTCGAAAGCCTCACTGCTTACGGACGCGGAGGGGGGAGCCGCTTCGCTCCAAAGAGGGCCGCTGTTCTTTTCGCCGTGCGGGGGAGAGAGCCGCTGTTTGAGGCTGCGCCTCAAAGGCGCTCCAAAGAGGCGCGTTGTTCGTTACGCCGTGCGGAGTGAGATTCGCTGTTTGAGGCTGCGCCTCAAAGGCGCTCCAAAGAGGGGGGGGCTCGCTATGGCGGTGCGGGGGCTGGGGTCGCTGTTTGAGGCTGCGCCTCAAAGGCGCTCCAGAAGAGGTGTGTTGTTCGTTACGCGGTGCGGAGTGAGATTCGCTGTTTGAGGCTGCGCCTCAAAGGCGCTTCATAGGAGGTGTGTTGTTCGCTTTGGCGATGCCGGGGTGGCGCTGTTTGAGGTTGCGCCCCAAAGGCATTCCAAGGAGAGGGGAGGGTGGCTGCGGAGGGGGTGTTTTTATACAGGACGGGGGGTGGGGTGGTGTGATAGAGAACCGGGCATGCGCGGAGTCCGTCCTCATATCCTCCTGATTGTGGTCCTGGCCGTCCTGCTTTGGAGCGGGGCGGGGTGGGCCTTGGACGTGGACGTCAAGGTGTCCAGCTTCAAGATGGACCTGGGGCTGGAGTATGCGCCGGGGAACCTGATGGACGGGGACCCGGCCACGGCCTGGGCCGGGGGAGCATCTCCTCGGGCGAAGGGCAGTGGATGGAGTTCTCCTTCGGCATGCCCGTGCGGGTCACCCGGCTCGGCGTGTACAACGGGCACCAGGGCGAAGGGCAGTTCGATAAATTTCGGCGCATCCGGTCCGGCCGGGTGGTCTATCCCGACGGCACGGAGTTCCCGTTCTGGCTGCGCGACGAAAAGGGCGAACAGATCATCGAATGTCCGGGCAAGCCCTACAAGTCCCTGCGCATCGTGGTCGATACGGTCTTTCCCGAGGGCGCGCCCCTGGCCCGGATGAAGCTGGCCGTGTCCGAGATCAAGCTCTACCTGACCCTGATGTCCCTGCCCGACGGCGCTCCTGCCGGTGCGGACTTCACGCCCGGGCCGCCGCCCGTGGACACCGTCAACCCCGTTCCAGACGAGATCAAGGAGCTGCTCCGGACCTTCTACGTCCTCCAGACCTCCCTGGACGAGGACTACGCCCAGCTCTTCGCGCCCCACGTGCGCGACCGTTTCGACTTCCAGTTCGAGGTCTTCAAGGAGATGCAGCGCCAGCGCGGAACCTACCGCGTGCTGCGCACCGCCATGGTGGACCCGTCCGGGCTGGGCTTCGAGCTGGTCTATCTGGACAAGGACGTGGCCGAGGTCCGGGTGTTCGGCTCCTACCGCGTCCAGGTGGCGAACCTGGACGAGAACCTGACCGAGGATTCGGTCTTCGTGCTCATGAAGGGCACCGAAGGTTGGAAGATCCTGGAACTCGATGGCCAGGAAGACTTGTTTTAATCGAATAACTGCGTTTTCAAGCAGTTACACAATCCATACATCAATCAGGTCGTTGGCGTAGAGTCCCTCGGACTCGGCGGGGATGGCGGCCAGGCCGTGGGCCTGGACAATGGTCCGAAGCAGGCCGGACTTGCCGAGCACCGGGTGGGCCAGCGGGGGCTGCCCCTCGCGCTCCTCCAGCCGGATGCGGACATAGTCCTCGCGGCCCGGCTTGGAGGCCACGTTGCGGGCGAGCTCCGCCTTGCGCAGGCAGCGGCGGTTCGGGGAGAACGCGCCCGGGTCGCCGTGCAGGTGGCGGATGAGCGGCAGGACCAGCACGTGGACCACCACCAGGGCCGAGGTCACCTGGCCGGGCAGGCCGAGGACCGGCTTTTGCCCCACGCGGCCGAGGATGGTCGGCTTGCCGGGGCTGATGGCCACGCCGTGGGCCATGATCTCCGAGTCGTCCATGGCCTCGATGGCCTGGACGGTCAGGTCGCGCACGCCGATGGAGCTGCCCCCGGACAGGAGAACCAGGTCGTTCTCCTCGATGGCCCGTTTGAGCGCGTGGCTCAGGCTGACCATGTCGTCCTTGACGATGCCGTAGCGCGTGGGCAGACCGTCCGCCTGCTCCACCAGGGCGGCCACGGTGTGCGTGTTCACGTCGCGCACCTGACCCGGGCGGGGGATCTCGCCCACCTCGATCAGCTCGTCGCCGGTGGACAG encodes:
- the ahcY gene encoding adenosylhomocysteinase, which encodes MSKNVTPVDPKCENKVADMSLAEWGHMEMQLSEREMPGLMSIIDKYGKDKPLKGLKVTGSLHMTIQTAMLIKCLHALGADIRWASCNIFSTQDHAAAAIADSGMAKVFAWKGETLEDYWWCTEQALTWPDGSGPDLIVDDGGDATLLIHQGVKVEADPSLCDKTYDVHEFQIIMDRLAASVKANPTKWTEISKKVRGVSEETTTGVHRLYEMQRAGELLFPAINVNDSVTKSKFDNLYGCRESLADGIKRATDVMVAGKVVVVVGYGDVGKGCAQSMRGFGARVLVTEIDPICALQAAMEGYEVTTMDDAAPRGDIFVTCTGNYHVVTGQHMEMMKDEAILCNIGHFDSEIEMIYLEKTKGCVKKTVKPQVDKWTMPSGKSIIVLAEGRLVNLGCATGHPSFVMSNSFTNQALAQIDLALNDYEPKVMILPKKLDEEVARLHLARLGVKLEKLTKKQADYIGVDPEGPYKPDHYRY
- the glp gene encoding gephyrin-like molybdotransferase Glp yields the protein MQHGFFTIISRSEFEDKLRGFTPLEAETVDLAGCAERVLAQDMIAPHDWPLLNRSCMDGFAVNARDAFGSSETNPGYLECVASLPIDKLPDIVLNPGECARIATGGVLPEGADSVVMVEHTQAMEQQVVGGTIEIRKSAAPFDNVMQRGEDAREGAVALNAGTLLRPQEIGLAAALGFESLAVRRRARVGILSTGDELIEVGEIPRPGQVRDVNTHTVAALVEQADGLPTRYGIVKDDMVSLSHALKRAIEENDLVLLSGGSSIGVRDLTVQAIEAMDDSEIMAHGVAISPGKPTILGRVGQKPVLGLPGQVTSALVVVHVLVLPLIRHLHGDPGAFSPNRRCLRKAELARNVASKPGREDYVRIRLEEREGQPPLAHPVLGKSGLLRTIVQAHGLAAIPAESEGLYANDLIDVWIV
- a CDS encoding NADase-type glycan-binding domain-containing protein, whose amino-acid sequence is MEFSFGMPVRVTRLGVYNGHQGEGQFDKFRRIRSGRVVYPDGTEFPFWLRDEKGEQIIECPGKPYKSLRIVVDTVFPEGAPLARMKLAVSEIKLYLTLMSLPDGAPAGADFTPGPPPVDTVNPVPDEIKELLRTFYVLQTSLDEDYAQLFAPHVRDRFDFQFEVFKEMQRQRGTYRVLRTAMVDPSGLGFELVYLDKDVAEVRVFGSYRVQVANLDENLTEDSVFVLMKGTEGWKILELDGQEDLF
- a CDS encoding ArsR/SmtB family transcription factor; protein product: MEIIKYCKALSDDTRARLVNVLLEYELNVGEIVQVMEMGQSRISRHLKILSESGLVHVRRDGLWAFYRASEEGPGRAFLNGVRELMADEPELTRDRNRAEKVIRERTAATRQFFDDIASEWDRMTAEVLGDLDLGREIRSRLPQCDCAADIGCGTGDMLEILSRSAKTVIGVDNSPKMLELAEERFSGDARMSLRIGEMTHLPLRDWEADCTVMSLVLHHLARPVDALREAARVLKIGGRLLIAEFDQHENELMRTEYGDRRLGIPREKMVGWLDQARFNVLSVTEFTVNMGLVVVLYEAEKR